From the genome of Chionomys nivalis chromosome 9, mChiNiv1.1, whole genome shotgun sequence:
CTGGTTTTACCCCTTGATTTTAATGCATCTGTTTTATGTCTGTGATGAAGATTTATCGTGGGTTTACCCATATTTTCTGACTCAGGAAAACTGAGTTCTTCATGACCAATTACTGTACCTTAGCCCTGTACAGCGGTTCTGAGCAGATCTTTGGCAAGAAATGGATGTTTCAGGAAtgttctcagaaataaaaaaaacaatggaaggaaggatggaaggaaggaaggaaagaacaaaggatggaaggaaggaaagaaagaaagatcccaAACTTAAGCACTTAATGAAAAACTGATTTCACCACTGAAAAATTCCATTACACTCACACAAGTTTAGCTATTAAAGTGCTGGCCGTGGGTCTTAGCCTTTGACCCATGTTGACATTTCCTCTGTTGCAGCAGCCCTCATTCTGTTCTCATTGTGCAGATAGAGGGCATGAGACTTGGAGTGATGAAGTTACTCCCTGATGTCACACACCAGTGAGGGAGTTAAGTGTAGATGAATCATcagatatggtggtgcacacatagAACCCCAGACACACAaaggctaaggtaggaggatgTCAAGGTTGAGGTCAGCCTTAATTCCCTGATTCAGGACCAGAACCTGAGTAGACCACAGTCGGGGTTAGGAGCACAGGGAGGAGGATCACGTCCGGATGTCCCAGTGCTCATCCTCAATGATCTCCACCTTCTCCACCTCCCAGTGTTTCCACGCCTGACCACATGTCTCCTAGCACAGCGTTTTCCCGTGAGCACTTGCTGGCGTCTGTGTTTGCCTGCGCACTACCCAGCCTTCAGATTCTAAATCCTATATTGATTTCCCAGGAAAAGCTTTGGTGGCCTCATTGAGGAGCCCGTTTTGGGTGTCATGAGCACCCAAATATTTCCTGATTGATAAATGGGCGAGTAGTTTTGAGGGTCTTGTCTGGAGTTCAAGGAtgtgagcagagagaaaagagtaTAGGAGGCTAACGTGATGAGGGGAGGCGTCCTGGGTTTTATGTTAGTCCGAGACCTGGACACTCAAGCCCGGAAACTCACGACACCTGTCTCAACTTATGAACAGCCAGACGTGTTTTTGCTGTTTGATGAGACTTCGGTAGCTACTTGCATCTCAGAACAGCACCTGAGAGTAGCTAAGGGGTCACATGACTCAGGAACAATATGCCTCATATAAAACGGTTAACTGAGGTTCAAAATGGAAAGGCCAGGTCTAGATAAATGTCTCACTAAGATCACTTACTACCCCttcagaagacctgggctcagttcccattacccacatggcagctcacaactatttatatcaccagttccaggggccatgatgccctcttctttcctccagaGGCACCGTATGCATttggtgtgcatacatacatacattgagCCAAAATGTTCACtcacataaaaataatctttctttaaaaagaaaagggatgtTGTTTCCTTCATATactgaaatggaagaaaaatgaaaaagcacaGTCTCTCTCTGTCCATCACTGTCAAAATCTGCACCAATCAGATACCAAGATAATCGTGGTCAAACTCCAAACCTCAGTGGTCCAGGAGCAGACATGGCAGTACCAGCATTGGAAGGCAGGAGGGGTGACCCAGAAGGCATGGCAGTACCAGCATAGGAAGGCAGGAGTGGAACCCAGAAGGTAGGGCAGTACCAAAATAAGAGGGTACAAGCAATTCAGCGAACCAGACAGTTACCTATTCTGGGGTCCATGCATATTTTTTCACAGAGAAACTGGCAGCACTTTTCCTTTGATGGACAGTCTATGTGATGTGCACAGTCATCTGTTTTTACATCATTacaattcattttgtattttgggCACTTTCctataggaaaagaagaagatgTAGTCCCCTGAGGAGTTGAAGGAGATATTGTTCTCCCTTCCTAGTTCCAGATGGTCACTGCAGAGCTGAGGAAGCTTGTTGGCCCCTCACCTGTCACTAGGAGAGGCAACCCTCAGGGGCTCAGGTTTTCACAGCACTGGCCCCATCGCCCCCTGCAGCGACTCAGCACCTAATCCCCAGAAccttctccagccctctctcCACCCCTACAAGATTCCCCAGAGAGGGACCTGCTCCTTTGGGACTGTTCTGATCATTTGGTTTTGGCCTTTGTTGGCCCCTGTAGCTCAGTGTTTGCTTAGCTTGTCATCCTAAGGATAATGGAACAAAGTTTGAAAAGCCTTGGTCAAGATGCCTGGGCTAAAAGAACAGTGATGAATACTGATAAAGGACTTCCAGTGATTAATATTGATAAAGTGTTTCATGGAGCGAGCAGAGGCGTCTAGAACATGCGAGGCTCTGTGGACTTGTGCAAGCCACACAGCTCTCAAGGATTGGACCCAGAATTTGCTCCTGTCACACGGCCTCTTGATCACTCACTTCCCCCACGACCTTCAAGTGCTCAGTGTGTTTTAGCTGGTAAGGATGAAATCTCCCTGCTTCACCATCTGAAGGGACCCTGGAGGCTGTTCTTCAGCACACACGTAAGAAAAGCTTTGGAGAGCTGCAGTGGGCAGGCGAGGAGGCTGCAGGGGTGCTGCTAGGGAGAGGCTCATCCTAAGTGGAGATCCTTTTGTCTAGTTAATTCCCAATGTCCATTCAATGCACACCAGTCCTGAAGTGCATGAAGAATTTCTTATAAAGATAGGGAGTCAGCTGTCACAGACAGAGACCCCTGTGTGACCCAGGGCACCTCTCCAGGATGACGGTGAAACAGTGACCCCAAACATCACACTCCCACCAGGGTCTGGGACTGGGGTGGGGAAATCCTCTCATCGGCagtgtgttttgttctttgaccCCATCATGCTACTTCTCTCCATATTAAGAACTGTACCCCAGTACTTACTGAAAAGGAACCCCTCTGCCAGCTCAGGTTCCTGGATGCCCCACAAGAAGATGAAGAGGACCAGGAATGGCAGAAGTTCCCAGAGTCTCATCTTAAGAAGCAGTTGTCTGGCCAGAGGCTAAGCTGGATGGAACTGGTCAGTGACTCTGTCTTCTGCTCTGAGGTCTGTGCCCCAACCGTCAAGGAAGCAACTCTGGACACGAGCCAGTCATGTTCCCTTCCGGAGGTCATCCGTGGCCTAGCTGTACCCACAGTCACATTGTGGAGGAAAGGCCTCTGACTCTCTGGTTTGTGCCTCTGCAAGCTGAGGTCTCTGGCTCTCTGGCCTACTGGGGAGAAGGGTGTACTTGCTTAGGGTCTCCTAGAATCTCTTAGCAAAGTTATGTGACCCAGAACCTTCCTTTTTCCAGGGGTAAATTGGTGTTTGGGAATATCCTAGTCCTTTTTCTCTGTGATTCCTCTCTTCTTCAAtgctttccctctttttttaattttctttctttctttctttctttctttcttctttctttctttctttctttctttctttctttctttctttctttcttttttttttggtttttagagacaggctttctctgtatcttttggaGCCTCGAAGccagttctggaactagctcttgtagaccaggctggcctcgaactcacagagatctgcctgcctctgcctcctgagtgctgggattaaagacatacacaaCCACCGCCTtgcaatgctttctttcttttgcctccttttccccatccttcctttctcctccaaaggaaactcctctctccacccctctctcttttgagacaggatccatctatcccaggctgctctcaaacttggAATGAGGCAGATGGTTTCTGCTCCTTCTGcatccacctccccagtgccctctttctttttttctttctttctttctttctttctttctttctttctttctttctttctttctttctttctttctcttttattttttttggtttttagagacaggctttctctgtagcttttggagctttgaagcctgtcctggaactagctcttgtagaccaggctggcctcgaactcacagagatctgcctgcctctgcctcctgagtgctgggattaaagacatacgccaccaccgcctagcaatgctttctttcttttgcctcctttcccccatccttcctttctcctccatttattcttctctccacccttctctctttgagacaggatccatctatcccaggctggtctcaaacttggaaTGAGGTAGATgatttctgttccttctgcatccacctccctagtgctgggattacagacctgcatCTCCTCCCCCGGTTTACGTGGtactgggctggggctgggggctTCAGGCATGTTAGGCCAGCATTAGATCAATCGACCTGCATCTTGTCTCCCTCTCTGGCCTAATTATCTGTGGTTTTGCCCTGTatgtcctttttctccttttcaatgAATCTGTCTGAGTCTCTGTCTCCTTACCTTTCAGCTCCCTACCTTGtcctagctggccttgaatttgtaattctcctgccttctgAGTATCTGTTATTACAGCCCTGAGCCATGATGCCCAATTCCTGCCCTGGATATGCCCTCTATGAGGAGTAATGCAGTAAGGTGTGTGTGGCTAGGAACGGGTACGAAGGCAGTCTCCAGGGCTGGTTTTCCTCTTCCACCGTGCTTGAGGTAGTCTCCTCACAGTTTATTGCTGTACCGTGTATTCTGGGGCAGCTTGCCCATCAGTCTCTAGGGTATTTGCTCTTTACTGGTCTCACAGTGGTAGAGCTGGCTTTAACAGTTGCTTGCATTGTTCCAACTTCCCATGGGTTCTGGGGTATTCACCTTAGGTCCCCATGGTTAGTGCTGTCCATGCTACCTTTGGACTCCATTTCCCCAGGTATGTCTtccacagaaaccaggcaaaGAAAGTCTAGTCAGTTTTAAGATCTTTGTTCCTCATGGGGATCACTGTTAATAATACGTGCTGTAGGTTTCCAAGTTGCCAAGGGAATAGATCTGATGTTCTCACTGCAAACAGTGATCTCTGAGCCAATGATGTG
Proteins encoded in this window:
- the LOC130881923 gene encoding WAP four-disulfide core domain protein 6A-like, translating into MRLWELLPFLVLFIFLWGIQEPELAEGFLFRKCPKYKMNCNDVKTDDCAHHIDCPSKEKCCQFLCEKICMDPRIDVCSLPKVSGPCMFQVPRWWYNKKTGVCTEFIYGGCQGNLNNFKSESVCKSICKK